The Candidatus Pantoea soli genome window below encodes:
- a CDS encoding efflux RND transporter permease subunit, translated as MNLTRLFIFRPVATLLLTLAIVLAGVLGYRLLPVAPLPQVDFPTIMVSASLAGASPETMAATVATPLERALGQIAGVTEMTSSSSQGSTSVILQFDLDRDINGAARDVQAAINAARSLLPDAMTSLPTYRKANPSDAPIVMLALTSATRTPGELYDLAESKIEQAMGQVQGVGEVSLMGSALPAVRIDLQPQKLTHYGIALDRVRSAIASSTTNLPKGMLQGSAQSWVVDSNGQLDKAAQYRDLIVSYQAGRAVRLRDVATVYDAVEDQYQAGFLNATPAVMIGITRQAGANMLDTIDAIKAQLPALEKDLPADTRLKVVVDRSPTVRASLYDTEETLLLAMLLVIAVVFVFLRSGQAVVIPALALPVSLVGTCAVMYLLGYSLDNLSLMALIIATGFVVDDAIVVLENITRHIEAGLSPLRAALRGSREVSFTVLSMTLSLVAVFIPILLMGSIVGRLFREFAVTLSVSLLISLFVSLSLTPMLCARLLSPASKARQRPHPLYQWIEQQLNALLAAYARGLAWVMAHQKLTLASLLLTVLLNLCLFAVVQKGFFPNQDTGLLMGALRADQNISFQAMKPKVLAFTRIIAADPAVDSVMSSMGSGMFGARNSANFFVRLKDFSARDASATEVANRLSRKTRHIAGAQLFLMAAQDLHIGGRSANATYQYSLQADDLTLLRTWTPKVQAALAALPQLNSVDSDAQTGGQEVVITVDRDRAQRLGVNLQMIDTLLNNAFSQRQIATLYHTLNQYHVVMSLQAGFTRDPAILQQLYVINASGDRVPLAAFARFSGGNAPLSVAHQGQSATSTLAFNLNDGVSLEQAQQQIRQALARLGLPATLQAGFAGTAAAFSQLTATLPWLILAALAAVYIVLGMLYESYLHPLTILSTLPSAGVGALLLLILTGTQLTVIALIGILLLIGIVKKNAIMLIDFALQAERTQGLTPQQAITQACLMRFRPIMMTTLAAFFGALPLALGHGGDADLRRPLGIAIAGGLALSQLLTLFTTPVVYLWLDRLNRAIRRQWRRWRHGEP; from the coding sequence ATGAACCTGACCCGGCTGTTTATCTTCCGTCCGGTGGCCACGCTGCTGCTGACGCTGGCAATCGTGCTGGCCGGCGTGCTGGGCTACCGGCTGCTGCCGGTGGCGCCGCTGCCGCAGGTGGATTTTCCCACCATTATGGTCAGCGCCAGCCTGGCCGGTGCCAGCCCGGAGACCATGGCGGCCACTGTTGCGACGCCGCTTGAGCGCGCGCTCGGGCAGATTGCCGGCGTGACCGAAATGACCTCATCCAGCTCACAGGGCTCTACCAGTGTGATCCTGCAGTTCGATCTCGACCGCGACATCAACGGCGCGGCGCGCGATGTGCAGGCGGCGATTAACGCAGCGCGCAGCCTGCTGCCGGACGCGATGACTTCGCTGCCCACTTACCGCAAAGCCAACCCTTCGGATGCGCCGATTGTGATGCTGGCGTTAACCTCTGCCACGCGCACGCCGGGTGAACTGTACGATCTGGCCGAAAGCAAAATTGAACAGGCGATGGGGCAGGTGCAGGGCGTCGGGGAAGTCTCGCTGATGGGCAGCGCCCTGCCGGCGGTGCGTATCGATCTGCAGCCGCAAAAACTCACGCACTACGGGATAGCGCTGGACAGGGTACGCAGCGCCATCGCCAGCAGCACCACGAACCTGCCGAAAGGCATGCTGCAGGGCAGCGCACAGTCATGGGTGGTGGACAGCAACGGCCAGCTGGATAAAGCGGCGCAGTATCGCGATTTGATTGTCAGCTATCAGGCGGGCCGGGCCGTGCGGCTGCGCGATGTCGCCACCGTCTATGACGCGGTGGAAGATCAGTATCAGGCTGGTTTTCTCAATGCCACACCGGCGGTGATGATCGGCATTACGCGTCAGGCCGGTGCCAACATGCTGGACACCATCGACGCCATCAAAGCGCAGCTGCCGGCGCTGGAGAAAGATCTGCCGGCCGACACCCGGCTGAAAGTGGTGGTGGATCGCTCGCCCACGGTGCGCGCCTCACTGTATGACACCGAAGAGACGCTGCTGCTGGCGATGCTGCTGGTGATCGCCGTGGTGTTTGTGTTTCTGCGCAGCGGGCAGGCGGTCGTCATCCCGGCGCTGGCGCTGCCGGTGTCGCTGGTGGGCACCTGCGCGGTGATGTATCTGCTCGGCTACAGCCTGGATAATCTCTCGCTGATGGCGCTGATTATCGCTACGGGCTTTGTGGTTGATGATGCCATTGTGGTGCTGGAAAACATTACCCGTCACATTGAAGCTGGCCTCAGTCCGCTGCGTGCCGCGCTGCGCGGATCGCGGGAGGTGAGCTTTACCGTGCTGTCAATGACCCTGTCGCTGGTGGCGGTGTTCATTCCCATTCTGCTGATGGGCAGCATCGTGGGCCGTCTGTTCCGCGAATTTGCTGTGACCCTCAGCGTATCGCTGCTGATCTCCCTGTTTGTTTCGCTCAGCCTGACGCCGATGCTGTGCGCGCGGCTGTTGTCGCCGGCGTCAAAAGCCCGTCAGCGCCCGCATCCTTTGTATCAGTGGATTGAACAGCAGCTTAACGCGCTGCTGGCCGCCTACGCGCGCGGGCTGGCATGGGTGATGGCCCATCAGAAACTGACGCTGGCGAGCCTGCTGCTCACGGTGCTGCTGAACCTGTGCCTGTTCGCCGTAGTGCAAAAGGGCTTTTTTCCCAATCAGGATACCGGCCTGCTGATGGGCGCGCTGCGCGCCGATCAAAACATCTCGTTTCAGGCGATGAAGCCGAAAGTCCTGGCGTTCACCCGCATTATTGCGGCCGATCCGGCGGTAGACAGCGTGATGTCATCCATGGGCAGCGGCATGTTTGGCGCGCGCAACAGCGCGAACTTTTTTGTGCGCCTGAAAGATTTCAGCGCGCGCGATGCCAGCGCCACGGAAGTGGCTAACCGCCTCAGCCGCAAAACCCGGCATATTGCCGGTGCGCAGCTGTTCCTGATGGCGGCACAGGATCTGCACATTGGCGGCCGCAGCGCCAACGCCACCTATCAGTACAGCCTGCAGGCAGACGACCTGACGCTGTTGCGCACCTGGACACCCAAAGTGCAGGCGGCGCTGGCGGCGCTACCGCAGCTCAACAGCGTCGATTCCGATGCGCAGACCGGCGGCCAGGAGGTGGTGATCACGGTCGATCGCGATCGCGCGCAGCGGCTGGGCGTGAATCTGCAGATGATCGATACGCTGCTGAACAACGCCTTCAGCCAGCGGCAGATCGCCACGCTGTATCACACGCTGAATCAGTACCATGTGGTGATGTCGCTGCAGGCGGGCTTCACGCGCGATCCGGCTATCCTGCAGCAGCTGTATGTGATCAACGCCAGCGGCGACCGCGTGCCGCTGGCGGCGTTTGCCCGCTTCAGCGGCGGTAATGCGCCGCTGTCGGTAGCGCATCAGGGTCAGTCCGCCACCAGCACCCTTGCCTTTAACCTCAACGATGGCGTCTCGCTGGAGCAGGCGCAGCAGCAGATCAGGCAGGCGCTGGCACGGCTGGGTTTGCCTGCCACGCTTCAGGCGGGCTTCGCCGGCACTGCGGCGGCTTTCTCGCAGCTGACCGCCACGCTGCCGTGGCTGATTCTTGCCGCGCTGGCGGCGGTCTATATCGTGCTGGGCATGCTGTATGAGAGTTACCTTCATCCGCTGACCATCCTTTCCACGCTGCCGTCGGCGGGAGTAGGGGCGCTGCTGCTGCTGATCCTCACCGGTACGCAGCTGACGGTGATCGCGCTGATCGGCATCCTGCTGCTGATCGGTATCGTGAAGAAAAACGCCATTATGCTGATCGATTTTGCCCTGCAGGCGGAACGCACTCAGGGACTGACGCCGCAGCAGGCCATCACCCAGGCGTGCCTGATGCGCTTCCGCCCCATCATGATGACCACGCTGGCGGCCTTTTTTGGCGCGCTGCCGCTGGCGCTGGGCCACGGCGGCGACGCAGATTTACGCCGTCCGCTGGGCATCGCCATTGCCGGTGGCCTGGCGCTGAGCCAGCTGCTGACGCTGTTTACCACGCCGGTGGTTTACCTCTGGCTGGATCGTCTGAACCGCGCCATTCGCCGTCAGTGGCGGCGATGGCGTCATGGGGAACCCTGA
- a CDS encoding efflux RND transporter permease subunit, whose amino-acid sequence MNPSRLFILRPVATLLLMAGVLIAGLFAWHFLSTSALPQVDYPTIQVTTLYPGASPDVMASSVTSPLERQLGQMAGLSQMVSTSASGSSIITLTFSLDLALDVAEQEVQAAINAANNLLPDDLPAPPTYKKVNPADSAVITLAASSTTLPLTQVQDLVNTRVALKLSQINGVGMVTLAGGHQPAIRVQLDPQALAAHALSLEDVNTLITNSNVNGAKGGFDGKYHSVTIDTNDQLRTAAEYGNLILAWHNGAALRLKDIAHIEQAPENRYQSAWANHTPAIVISVQRQPGANVIQVVDHIKAQLPALQAALPDGVKMTVLSDRTQTIRASIHDVQFELLLSVALVVMVTFLFLRSVAATLIPSLAVPLSLIGTFGVMYLANFSLNNLSLMALTIATGFVIDDAIVVVENIARRLEQGETPMQAALKGAQQIGFTLISLTFSLIAVLIPLLFMGDVVGRLFREFAVTLAVAILVSMGVSLTLTPMLCAYLLQHIPPEKQSRFARQGGVLFDKLVRGYDRLLTRVLNHQALTLLVTLATFVLTVVLYLAIPKSFFPTQDTGLIQGITVASQDVSFSVMAQRQQALVRAVLQNPAVESVSSTIGIDGSNTSLNSGRLQISLKPFDQRSVKAGTVIAQLRQAAAQVAGIQLYLQPAQDLTVNAQVTPGQYQFTLDDADSENLVRWAPALVAALQQRPEFNGVVSNLQNQGQVAYVVLNRDKAARYGITAADVDTALYNSFGQRLVSTIFTQSSQYRVVLEVAPQYQQSPAALDDVYLPVSSSTASSGTGTSGSGSSGMVKLTSIATVHLRSGALMHMRLNQSPAVMVSFNLNSGYSLQQGQQAIGTVMQQLHLPASMTLRYQGETSAFQRATGNTLWLILAAIITMYVVLGILYESFIHPVTILSTLPSAAMGALLTLMLAGSSFSLIALIGVILLIGIVKKNAIMMIDFALAAQQQQRLSPRDAIHQACLLRFRPILMTTMAALLGALPLMLASGSGAELRQPLGLVIVGGLIVSQVLTLYSTPVIYLWFAGLAQRGSRFMQRKQQQARGEE is encoded by the coding sequence ATGAATCCGTCACGCCTGTTTATCCTGCGTCCGGTTGCCACGCTTCTGCTGATGGCGGGCGTGCTGATCGCCGGCCTCTTTGCCTGGCACTTTCTCTCCACCTCAGCGCTGCCGCAGGTAGATTACCCGACCATTCAGGTCACCACGCTCTATCCTGGCGCCAGTCCGGATGTGATGGCCTCCTCGGTAACCTCACCGCTGGAGCGTCAGCTTGGACAGATGGCCGGCCTGAGTCAGATGGTCTCCACCAGCGCCAGCGGTTCGTCAATCATTACCCTGACGTTTAGCCTCGATCTGGCGCTGGATGTCGCTGAGCAGGAGGTACAGGCGGCCATCAATGCAGCCAATAACCTGCTGCCGGACGATTTGCCTGCGCCACCGACCTATAAAAAGGTCAACCCGGCGGACAGCGCGGTGATCACGCTGGCCGCCAGCTCCACCACGCTGCCGCTGACCCAGGTGCAGGATCTGGTGAATACCCGCGTGGCGCTTAAACTGTCGCAGATTAACGGTGTCGGCATGGTGACGCTGGCGGGCGGCCACCAGCCCGCGATTCGCGTGCAGCTGGATCCACAGGCGCTGGCCGCACATGCGCTGTCGCTGGAAGACGTGAATACGCTCATCACCAACAGCAACGTGAACGGTGCCAAAGGCGGTTTTGATGGCAAATACCATTCGGTCACTATTGATACCAACGATCAGCTGCGTACCGCTGCAGAGTACGGCAACCTGATCCTTGCCTGGCACAACGGTGCGGCGCTGCGGCTGAAAGATATTGCCCACATTGAGCAGGCACCGGAAAACCGCTACCAGTCGGCGTGGGCCAATCACACACCGGCGATCGTCATCAGCGTGCAGCGCCAGCCGGGTGCCAACGTTATCCAGGTGGTGGATCACATCAAAGCGCAGCTGCCGGCGCTGCAGGCCGCGCTGCCCGACGGCGTGAAAATGACGGTGTTATCTGACCGCACGCAAACCATCCGCGCGTCCATCCACGACGTGCAGTTTGAACTGCTGCTTTCGGTAGCGCTGGTGGTGATGGTGACGTTCCTGTTTCTGCGCAGCGTGGCGGCCACGCTGATCCCCAGTCTGGCCGTGCCGCTGTCGCTGATCGGCACTTTCGGCGTGATGTATCTGGCAAATTTCAGCCTGAATAATCTGTCGCTGATGGCGCTGACCATCGCCACCGGCTTTGTGATTGACGATGCGATTGTGGTGGTGGAAAACATCGCACGGCGGCTGGAGCAGGGCGAAACGCCGATGCAGGCGGCGCTGAAAGGCGCGCAGCAGATTGGCTTTACCCTGATTTCGCTGACCTTTTCGCTGATTGCGGTGCTGATTCCGCTGCTGTTTATGGGCGATGTGGTCGGGCGTCTGTTCCGCGAATTTGCTGTCACGCTGGCGGTGGCGATTCTGGTGTCAATGGGCGTGTCGCTGACCCTGACGCCGATGCTGTGTGCTTACCTGCTGCAGCACATTCCGCCGGAGAAGCAGTCGCGCTTTGCCCGTCAGGGCGGTGTGCTGTTCGATAAGCTGGTGCGCGGCTACGATCGGCTGCTTACCCGGGTGCTGAACCACCAGGCGCTGACGCTGCTGGTGACGCTGGCCACCTTTGTGCTCACCGTGGTGCTTTATCTGGCGATCCCGAAAAGCTTTTTCCCGACGCAGGATACCGGGCTGATACAGGGCATCACCGTGGCGTCCCAGGATGTGTCGTTCAGCGTGATGGCGCAGCGCCAGCAGGCGCTGGTGCGTGCGGTGCTGCAGAATCCCGCAGTGGAAAGCGTGTCATCCACCATTGGCATTGACGGCAGCAACACCAGCCTGAACAGTGGCCGGTTGCAGATTAGCCTCAAACCCTTCGATCAGCGCAGCGTGAAAGCCGGGACGGTGATTGCGCAGCTGCGTCAGGCGGCGGCGCAGGTGGCGGGCATTCAGCTCTATCTGCAACCCGCGCAGGATCTGACCGTCAATGCGCAGGTGACGCCAGGCCAGTATCAGTTCACGCTCGACGATGCCGACAGCGAAAACCTGGTGCGCTGGGCGCCTGCGCTGGTCGCCGCGCTGCAGCAGCGCCCGGAATTTAACGGCGTCGTCAGCAACCTGCAGAATCAGGGGCAGGTAGCCTATGTGGTGCTGAACCGCGATAAAGCCGCGCGTTACGGGATCACCGCCGCGGACGTGGATACCGCGCTGTATAACAGCTTCGGCCAGCGGCTGGTTTCCACCATCTTTACCCAGTCCAGTCAGTATCGCGTGGTGCTGGAAGTGGCGCCGCAGTATCAGCAGTCACCCGCCGCGTTGGATGATGTCTATCTGCCGGTGAGCAGCAGCACGGCCAGCAGCGGTACCGGCACCTCCGGTTCCGGCAGCAGCGGCATGGTGAAACTGACCTCGATTGCCACGGTGCACTTGCGCAGCGGCGCGCTGATGCACATGCGGCTGAATCAGTCCCCGGCGGTGATGGTCTCTTTCAACCTTAACAGCGGCTATTCACTGCAGCAGGGGCAGCAGGCGATCGGCACGGTGATGCAGCAGCTCCATCTGCCTGCCAGCATGACGCTGCGCTACCAGGGCGAAACCTCGGCGTTTCAGCGCGCCACCGGCAATACGCTGTGGCTGATTCTGGCGGCGATTATCACGATGTATGTGGTGCTGGGCATTCTGTATGAGAGCTTTATTCATCCGGTGACCATTCTTTCGACGCTGCCATCGGCGGCCATGGGCGCACTGCTGACGCTGATGCTGGCTGGCAGCAGCTTCAGCCTGATTGCGCTGATTGGGGTGATCCTGCTGATCGGCATTGTGAAAAAGAACGCCATTATGATGATCGACTTTGCGCTGGCGGCGCAACAGCAGCAGCGTCTGTCGCCACGGGATGCGATTCATCAGGCCTGTCTGCTGCGTTTTCGGCCGATCCTGATGACCACCATGGCGGCGCTACTCGGTGCGCTGCCGCTGATGCTGGCGTCCGGTTCCGGGGCGGAGCTACGCCAGCCGCTTGGATTGGTGATTGTGGGCGGTCTGATTGTCAGTCAGGTGCTGACGCTGTACTCGACGCCGGTGATCTATCTGTGGTTTGCTGGCCTCGCGCAACGCGGCTCGCGCTTTATGCAACGTAAACAGCAGCAGGCGCGGGGTGAAGAATGA
- a CDS encoding MdtA/MuxA family multidrug efflux RND transporter periplasmic adaptor subunit, translating into MTTHTPRSGFSRWLKWLLLLLVIILLAGAIWRVAGGQPPDGKPDGEPAGGPPGRAHAASTATLVHSGVATRADVPQYLQAPGTVIPGASVTVTSRVAGQLEKVFFTEGQKVSAGQLLAQIDPRSYQATLAQYQGELQQNQALLKSAELTLARYQKLAAQDSLSRQDLDTQIATVGQYKGAVAADEAQIASAKLNIDYARITAPIGGRVGLRLVDPGNMVQTSDTTGIVVVTQMQPAAVTFSVPQSTIPQLTRALRSGQTLPAVALDEDNRTVLAQGEVKYISNQIDTSTGTVTLKATFANQDEALFANQFVNLRVQVATLKNATVIPAQALQLSSDGSFVFVINPDNTVTRRAVTTGPAFGDSGQAILRGVVPGERLVTEGIDRLTTGSHVQLAETAAKS; encoded by the coding sequence ATGACAACCCATACTCCCCGCTCTGGTTTTTCCCGCTGGCTGAAATGGCTGCTGCTGTTACTGGTAATCATACTGCTGGCGGGCGCGATCTGGCGCGTAGCCGGCGGCCAGCCACCGGATGGAAAACCCGATGGAGAGCCTGCCGGCGGACCGCCGGGCAGGGCGCATGCCGCCAGCACGGCAACGCTGGTGCACAGCGGCGTGGCCACCCGCGCCGACGTGCCGCAGTACCTGCAGGCACCCGGCACGGTGATCCCCGGTGCCAGCGTGACCGTGACCAGCCGCGTGGCCGGCCAGCTGGAAAAGGTCTTCTTCACGGAAGGACAAAAAGTGAGCGCAGGGCAGCTGCTGGCGCAGATTGATCCGCGCAGCTATCAGGCGACACTGGCGCAGTATCAGGGCGAGTTGCAGCAGAACCAGGCGCTGCTGAAGAGTGCCGAACTGACGCTGGCGCGTTATCAGAAACTGGCCGCGCAGGATTCCCTGTCGCGCCAGGATCTCGATACGCAAATCGCCACCGTGGGCCAGTACAAAGGCGCGGTAGCCGCCGATGAAGCCCAGATTGCCAGTGCGAAGCTGAATATTGACTATGCGCGTATCACCGCGCCGATCGGCGGACGCGTCGGGCTGCGGCTGGTGGATCCCGGCAACATGGTGCAAACCAGCGACACCACCGGCATTGTGGTGGTGACGCAGATGCAGCCAGCGGCGGTGACCTTCAGCGTGCCACAGAGCACGATTCCCCAGCTTACCCGGGCGCTGCGCAGCGGCCAGACGCTGCCAGCCGTGGCGCTGGATGAGGACAACCGCACGGTGCTGGCGCAGGGCGAGGTGAAGTATATCAGCAACCAGATTGACACCAGCACCGGCACGGTGACGCTGAAAGCCACCTTCGCCAACCAGGATGAGGCGCTGTTCGCGAATCAGTTTGTCAATCTGCGGGTGCAGGTTGCCACGCTGAAAAACGCCACGGTAATTCCGGCTCAGGCGCTGCAGCTCAGCAGCGACGGCAGCTTTGTGTTTGTGATCAACCCGGACAATACCGTCACCCGCAGAGCGGTCACTACCGGACCGGCCTTCGGTGACAGCGGGCAGGCGATTCTGCGCGGGGTGGTGCCGGGCGAACGGCTGGTGACCGAGGGAATCGATCGCCTCACCACCGGCAGCCATGTTCAGCTGGCTGAGACGGCGGCGAAATCATGA